A portion of the Corynebacterium rouxii genome contains these proteins:
- the prfB gene encoding peptide chain release factor 2, translating into MRPETQSAVTQLDSTLTTIEKVMNPEELESRVRELEQQASDPTLWDDPDTAQKVTTELSSVQAKLKKLITLRQRIDDLPVMYELADEEGEDALALADEELAELTADVEALEVKTMLSGEYDSREAVINIRSGAGGVDAADWAEMLMRMYTRWAEKNDHKVDIYDISYAEEAGIKSATFVVHGEYMYGQLSVEQGAHRLVRISPFDNQGRRQTSFAEIEVLPVVEQTDHIDIPDSEVRVDVYRSSGPGGQSVNTTDSAVRLTHIPTGIVVTCQNEKSQIQNKASAMRVLQAKLLERKRQEERAELDALGAGGNASWGNQMRSYVLHPYQMVKDLRTNYEVNDPQKVLDGDIDGLLEAGIRWRMAEQQAEN; encoded by the coding sequence ATGCGACCGGAAACTCAATCTGCTGTAACTCAACTCGACTCGACTTTGACGACCATCGAAAAAGTGATGAATCCCGAGGAGTTGGAGTCGCGTGTTCGCGAGTTGGAACAGCAAGCCTCCGATCCTACGCTGTGGGACGATCCTGATACCGCGCAAAAAGTGACCACGGAGCTGTCTTCGGTTCAAGCCAAGCTGAAAAAGCTCATCACGTTGCGCCAGCGTATCGACGACCTCCCCGTGATGTACGAGCTCGCCGACGAGGAGGGCGAGGATGCCTTAGCGCTTGCCGACGAAGAACTCGCCGAGCTGACCGCTGACGTTGAAGCCTTAGAAGTAAAGACTATGTTGTCTGGCGAGTACGATTCCCGTGAGGCAGTGATCAATATCCGTTCTGGCGCCGGTGGCGTGGATGCCGCTGACTGGGCGGAAATGCTCATGCGTATGTACACCCGCTGGGCTGAGAAAAACGACCACAAAGTGGATATTTATGACATTTCTTATGCCGAAGAAGCAGGCATTAAGTCTGCAACATTCGTAGTTCATGGTGAGTACATGTACGGACAATTATCGGTCGAACAGGGTGCTCACCGCTTGGTGCGCATTAGTCCTTTTGATAACCAGGGGCGTCGCCAGACCTCTTTTGCTGAGATCGAGGTTCTCCCCGTTGTTGAACAAACAGACCACATCGATATCCCTGATTCCGAAGTGCGTGTCGACGTCTACCGCTCCTCGGGCCCAGGTGGACAGTCCGTGAACACCACAGACTCTGCCGTGCGCCTCACTCACATCCCAACGGGCATCGTCGTGACGTGTCAGAATGAGAAGTCCCAGATTCAGAACAAGGCATCAGCCATGCGCGTTCTGCAGGCGAAACTTTTGGAGCGTAAGCGCCAAGAAGAACGTGCCGAACTTGATGCGCTCGGCGCAGGCGGTAACGCCTCATGGGGCAACCAAATGCGCTCCTATGTGCTGCACCCATACCAAATGGTGAAAGATCTACGAACGAATTACGAGGTCAATGACCCCCAGAAGGTTCTCGACGGCGACATCGATGGCCTCCTAGAGGCAGGTATTCGCTGGCGTATGGCAGAGCAGCAAGCCGAAAACTAA
- a CDS encoding AbgT family transporter — protein MSTTTTTPPHKTAPSGFLGRIEQLGNRLPDPFWIFVFLAITVAISSWMGSTIGMTAVNPQDGSTVEVTNLLTKEGATKMVSEAVHNFVAFPPLGVIITVMLGVSVAEHSGFISALVRAMVAKVGPKTLTYVVALAGVTGSIASDAVYVILIPLGAMSFRALGRSPIVGAMVAFAASSAGFNASLILNITDVLLGGISTSAAQLVDPEYHVSPLANYFFVVASALVLALIITAVTELFVKNKARQLVDHDHIDHSELSFRDDDHPDPGTKTDEELAEEIALHSGEIRALTIAGVAFIGMLAVYFALLFVPASPFYSEESAMSSPLVKAVTVPISLMFLGLGVVYGITIKSITSLGDIPTFMVKGLTTLIPMVVLFFMVAQFLAWFQWSNLGIWTAIKGAELLQRWDLPVYVLFAAVVLAVAILNLTITSGSAQWALMAPVIVPMMMYVGISPEVTQMLFRIGDSPTNIITPMSPYFALALTFLQRYYKPAGVGTLVSLALPYSIAMIVGWFVFFIVWYALGIPLGPGTPMHFQQG, from the coding sequence ATGAGCACGACCACGACCACACCGCCCCACAAAACTGCCCCTTCTGGCTTTCTTGGGCGAATAGAACAGCTAGGCAACCGCCTACCAGACCCCTTTTGGATATTCGTCTTCCTCGCCATCACTGTGGCAATAAGCAGCTGGATGGGATCGACCATCGGCATGACTGCCGTTAACCCTCAAGACGGATCGACAGTAGAAGTAACCAACCTGCTGACCAAAGAAGGTGCCACCAAAATGGTGAGCGAAGCAGTACACAACTTTGTTGCCTTCCCACCATTAGGCGTCATCATTACCGTCATGTTGGGCGTTTCCGTGGCCGAACACTCCGGCTTTATCAGCGCACTAGTACGTGCCATGGTAGCCAAAGTCGGCCCGAAGACCCTGACATACGTTGTCGCACTGGCAGGTGTTACAGGCTCAATTGCCTCCGATGCTGTCTATGTGATCCTCATTCCGCTTGGTGCCATGAGCTTCCGTGCCCTCGGCCGCTCCCCCATCGTGGGCGCCATGGTCGCCTTTGCCGCCTCGTCAGCGGGGTTTAATGCCAGCTTGATTCTCAACATCACAGATGTTCTCCTTGGCGGAATTTCTACCTCCGCAGCGCAACTGGTTGATCCGGAATATCACGTTTCGCCCCTTGCCAACTACTTCTTTGTTGTCGCTTCCGCCCTCGTCCTTGCGTTGATTATCACCGCAGTGACAGAACTGTTCGTTAAAAACAAGGCACGCCAGCTTGTCGATCACGACCACATCGATCACTCGGAATTAAGCTTTCGCGACGACGACCATCCAGATCCCGGTACGAAAACCGATGAGGAACTAGCCGAAGAAATAGCACTGCATTCAGGTGAAATCCGTGCACTAACAATTGCAGGTGTGGCCTTTATCGGCATGTTAGCCGTATATTTTGCACTGCTGTTTGTGCCTGCCTCGCCGTTTTATTCTGAGGAATCAGCGATGTCGAGTCCCCTCGTCAAGGCTGTTACTGTTCCAATCTCCTTGATGTTTTTAGGCCTTGGTGTTGTTTATGGGATCACGATAAAAAGCATCACGTCTCTAGGGGACATTCCGACATTTATGGTCAAGGGTTTGACCACTTTAATTCCCATGGTCGTGTTGTTCTTTATGGTTGCCCAATTCCTCGCTTGGTTCCAATGGTCCAATTTGGGCATTTGGACTGCGATTAAAGGCGCCGAGCTGTTACAACGTTGGGATCTGCCGGTCTATGTTTTATTTGCTGCCGTAGTGCTTGCTGTGGCGATTCTTAATCTCACGATCACATCGGGCTCTGCGCAATGGGCATTAATGGCACCTGTGATTGTGCCGATGATGATGTATGTAGGCATATCCCCTGAAGTCACGCAGATGCTGTTTAGGATTGGTGATTCTCCCACTAACATCATCACTCCGATGAGCCCTTATTTTGCACTCGCGTTGACATTCTTGCAGCGCTACTACAAACCAGCAGGTGTGGGCACCTTAGTGTCGCTTGCATTGCCGTATTCCATCGCGATGATTGTTGGCTGGTTTGTCTTCTTTATCGTGTGGTACGCACTAGGGATTCCGCTGGGGCCTGGAACCCCTATGCACTTCCAACAAGGTTAG
- the ftsE gene encoding cell division ATP-binding protein FtsE codes for MITFDNVTKLYKTSTRPALNNISLTINKGEFVFLIGPSGSGKSTFLQLMIREENLTSGDLYLSDFHVNKLRGRQINKLRQNIGYVFQDFRLLQQKNVYDNVAFALEVIGTRKARIDKLVPETLELVGLSGKANRMPHELSGGEQQRVAIARAFVNRPLLLLADEPTGNLDPETSDGIMVLLNQINKTGTTVVMSTHNARAVNDMRRRVIELNLGTLVRDDAHGVYGEAQ; via the coding sequence GTGATCACGTTCGACAATGTCACCAAGCTCTATAAGACCTCGACCCGACCAGCGCTCAACAACATTTCGCTCACCATTAATAAGGGCGAATTTGTTTTCCTCATTGGGCCTTCCGGTTCCGGGAAGTCCACATTTCTGCAGCTGATGATCCGAGAGGAGAATCTAACCAGCGGCGACCTGTACTTGTCGGATTTCCATGTGAATAAACTTCGCGGCCGACAAATTAACAAGCTGCGTCAAAATATCGGCTACGTCTTCCAAGACTTCCGATTGCTCCAACAAAAAAATGTTTATGACAACGTAGCGTTCGCGCTCGAGGTCATCGGTACACGGAAGGCGCGCATCGACAAGCTCGTCCCAGAAACCCTTGAGCTCGTGGGCCTTTCTGGCAAAGCCAACCGTATGCCGCATGAGCTTTCCGGTGGCGAACAGCAGCGAGTAGCTATCGCGCGCGCGTTTGTTAACCGACCGCTTCTTTTGCTTGCTGACGAGCCCACCGGCAACCTTGATCCCGAAACTTCCGACGGCATCATGGTGTTGCTCAACCAGATCAATAAGACCGGAACGACAGTAGTTATGTCGACACACAATGCACGAGCGGTGAACGACATGCGTCGACGCGTGATCGAGCTCAATTTGGGCACGCTCGTGCGTGACGACGCCCACGGCGTCTACGGCGAGGCACAGTAG
- the ftsX gene encoding permease-like cell division protein FtsX, with translation MKLGFVFREAFRGLGRNITMTIALIITTAISLALLATGFLVTNMTKETKDIYLDRVEVMVQLNEDISANDKDCSSQACRDVRDKLDGAEGIETVTYRSRQQSYDRFVEVFKDTDPQLVAETSPDALPAALHVRLEDPLDTKPLDQVRDMEQVDTIVDQVDDLRGATDNLDAIRNSTFIFAAIQAIAAIFLIVNMVQIAAFNRREEISIMRMVGASRWYTQAPFVIEAMVAALFGAILSGFALFGGKVWVVDKTLKGLYDSQLIARVSNADIWAVAPVVAVIGIIFAAITAQATLRWYVRK, from the coding sequence ATGAAACTTGGATTTGTATTCCGTGAAGCGTTCCGAGGCCTCGGCCGAAACATCACGATGACCATTGCGTTGATCATTACCACCGCGATTTCGCTCGCGCTGCTGGCAACCGGCTTTTTGGTTACCAACATGACCAAAGAAACGAAAGATATTTACCTTGACCGTGTGGAGGTCATGGTTCAGCTCAACGAGGACATCTCCGCTAATGACAAGGATTGTTCAAGTCAAGCGTGCCGTGACGTGCGAGATAAGCTCGATGGTGCCGAGGGTATCGAGACAGTAACCTATCGTTCCCGTCAACAGTCTTATGACCGTTTCGTTGAAGTTTTCAAAGACACCGACCCCCAGCTGGTCGCAGAAACTTCACCAGACGCGCTTCCCGCGGCACTCCACGTTCGTCTCGAAGACCCCCTAGACACAAAGCCTCTTGACCAGGTTCGCGACATGGAGCAGGTAGACACCATCGTCGACCAAGTCGATGACCTTCGCGGTGCTACTGACAATCTCGACGCGATTAGAAACTCCACCTTCATTTTCGCTGCTATCCAAGCGATTGCCGCCATCTTCCTGATCGTTAACATGGTCCAGATCGCCGCATTTAATCGTCGTGAAGAAATCTCCATCATGCGCATGGTGGGTGCTTCCCGCTGGTACACCCAAGCTCCCTTTGTGATCGAAGCAATGGTGGCAGCGCTGTTCGGTGCAATCTTGTCTGGCTTTGCGCTTTTCGGTGGCAAAGTGTGGGTGGTTGATAAGACCCTCAAAGGTCTTTATGATTCGCAGCTCATCGCACGAGTAAGCAATGCCGATATTTGGGCAGTGGCTCCTGTCGTTGCAGTCATTGGCATTATCTTTGCGGCTATCACTGCTCAGGCAACATTACGGTGGTACGTGCGTAAGTAA
- the smpB gene encoding SsrA-binding protein SmpB: MAKKKKAKNSNPVIASNRKARHDYKILDTFECGIVLLGTEIKSIREGKVSLTDSFATIDEGEAWIRNLNIPIYSRGSWTNHSPMRTRKLLLHRREIDSLMGKVRDGNKTLVPLSLYFKEGRLKVELGLAQGKQDYDKRQDIKRRTEEREVVRDLGRRVKGIHA, from the coding sequence ATGGCAAAGAAGAAAAAGGCGAAGAATAGCAATCCAGTTATTGCTTCTAACCGCAAAGCGCGGCATGACTACAAGATTTTGGACACCTTCGAGTGCGGAATCGTGCTGCTGGGAACCGAGATCAAGTCGATCCGCGAGGGCAAAGTATCCCTCACCGACTCCTTTGCCACTATCGATGAAGGCGAAGCCTGGATCCGTAATCTCAATATCCCGATCTATTCCCGCGGATCGTGGACCAACCACTCACCAATGCGCACCCGAAAACTTCTTCTGCACCGACGCGAAATTGATTCGCTCATGGGCAAGGTGCGTGACGGAAATAAAACTCTGGTTCCATTGTCCTTGTACTTCAAGGAAGGGCGACTCAAAGTGGAGCTTGGACTGGCACAGGGTAAACAAGACTACGACAAGCGCCAAGACATCAAGCGTCGCACCGAAGAACGCGAAGTGGTTCGCGATCTGGGGCGTCGTGTCAAGGGAATCCACGCTTAG
- a CDS encoding energy-coupling factor ABC transporter permease codes for MLLGAAGAFTFVLSALKIPSVTGSSSHPTGTGLGAVLFKSPVMVFIGSIVLLFQAILLAHGGITTLGANITSMTIVGPWVGYSVWKLARKLGAGLEVGIFLAVFTADLSTYVVTALQLALAHHVDSVGSAATSPLVLYAPTQAPLAVVEAIVTVLYCSFVEVYCCQGTIQPWRCRC; via the coding sequence TTGCTCCTAGGTGCTGCTGGAGCATTTACATTCGTCCTAAGTGCACTGAAGATTCCTTCAGTTACGGGTTCTTCCTCGCATCCCACTGGTACGGGCTTAGGTGCGGTGCTGTTCAAGTCACCGGTGATGGTATTTATCGGCAGTATCGTTTTGCTCTTCCAAGCTATTCTGCTTGCCCACGGTGGAATCACCACCCTAGGTGCCAATATCACGTCGATGACGATCGTGGGTCCATGGGTGGGCTACAGCGTATGGAAATTAGCGCGCAAGCTAGGCGCGGGGCTGGAAGTCGGCATTTTCTTGGCGGTTTTCACTGCGGATTTGTCTACATATGTTGTGACCGCGCTGCAACTTGCACTTGCACACCACGTAGATAGCGTCGGCAGTGCAGCTACCTCCCCCTTAGTTCTGTATGCGCCTACACAGGCGCCTTTGGCTGTCGTCGAGGCAATCGTGACCGTGCTTTATTGTTCGTTCGTTGAAGTCTATTGCTGCCAAGGAA